One segment of Nostoc flagelliforme CCNUN1 DNA contains the following:
- a CDS encoding alkaline phosphatase, translating into MISFLQKYKRFLALTMAGFFCTVLLVFGNSVFQPTMAAGNGINVIIMIGDGMGWNMARAAAVAKGAPFYTSGKGSGLSFQKLSGYGLVTTYGTTIQGNTPANPTDQPHLTGNSALDGSDTLTGASPIRPNFSFQPTPFNPGNRADGNSLEDGNLAGYDISKGGPVPWVPLTPANAGTYDKDYIKYSYPDSANTATTLYTGVKSFNNAMGVDIYEKKLKTILEIAKEKGKSTGLVTSVPVSHATPGAAASFVNRRSKYDSVYDPSKTNQDSILQQTLLNFKPNILLGGGHPKDFENRESTSTAEGVFKYTYITEDTYQHLKNNPTSNRYGYTFLERGPNAAKTLLKTAAKIDPNKGGRLFGLYGARGQNGNIPVSSSKGDYSLTGLDNFSLYTSVVKPGTQDTCPSGQIITGTAGDCVPVIDAVGNPIAPNAPAPDTVRPLAPGETDASFITKEINENPTLADLTKAALTVLGKDKDGFWLMVEGGDIDWAAHDNNMDNLIGTMNDFDKAVQQVISWVDNHGGWSKNLLLVTADHDHYLTLNNDFASKLTPNPNPNQAKGLKYNAKDITFVKHNPTDAGHFWGSDPNYKYLWGSHSRRVVPVYYQGAYASTLTRKLGQGFQITDSSGTYTVPGVRGVVDQSHIFQAMKTAIASP; encoded by the coding sequence CTGGTATTTGGTAATTCTGTTTTTCAGCCGACGATGGCCGCTGGTAATGGAATTAACGTAATTATCATGATTGGCGATGGTATGGGTTGGAATATGGCACGGGCCGCAGCCGTTGCCAAAGGCGCTCCTTTTTACACTAGTGGTAAAGGCTCAGGTCTGAGCTTCCAAAAGCTAAGTGGATATGGATTGGTGACTACTTACGGCACAACAATTCAGGGAAATACACCAGCCAATCCAACAGACCAGCCCCATCTAACAGGTAACTCTGCTCTAGATGGGTCTGATACACTTACCGGTGCAAGTCCTATTCGTCCCAACTTCTCATTCCAGCCTACTCCTTTTAACCCTGGCAATCGAGCTGATGGCAATAGCCTAGAGGATGGTAATCTTGCAGGTTATGACATCAGTAAGGGCGGCCCTGTTCCTTGGGTTCCTTTGACCCCTGCTAATGCTGGTACTTATGACAAAGATTATATCAAGTACAGTTATCCTGACTCTGCTAACACAGCTACAACTCTGTATACAGGAGTAAAGAGCTTTAACAACGCGATGGGAGTAGACATTTACGAGAAGAAGTTGAAAACCATCCTAGAAATTGCCAAAGAAAAAGGTAAGTCTACAGGCTTGGTAACTTCCGTACCTGTTAGCCATGCAACGCCTGGTGCTGCGGCTTCTTTCGTAAATCGTCGTAGTAAATACGATAGTGTTTACGACCCCAGCAAGACTAACCAAGACAGCATTTTGCAACAGACATTGCTGAACTTTAAACCCAATATTTTGTTGGGTGGCGGTCATCCCAAAGATTTTGAAAATAGAGAAAGTACAAGTACAGCAGAGGGCGTCTTTAAGTATACGTACATTACCGAAGACACTTACCAGCATCTGAAGAATAATCCTACGTCCAATCGTTATGGCTATACCTTTTTGGAACGCGGCCCTAATGCAGCTAAGACACTGCTAAAAACGGCTGCTAAAATCGACCCCAACAAGGGAGGCAGATTATTTGGTCTGTATGGTGCGCGTGGACAAAATGGCAACATTCCTGTTAGTTCCTCTAAGGGAGACTATAGTTTGACAGGTCTGGATAACTTCTCTCTTTATACCTCTGTTGTCAAGCCTGGAACGCAGGATACTTGTCCATCAGGTCAGATAATAACTGGTACTGCCGGGGATTGTGTTCCTGTCATTGATGCAGTTGGTAATCCCATCGCTCCTAATGCTCCCGCACCCGATACTGTCCGTCCTCTGGCTCCTGGTGAAACTGATGCCAGCTTTATCACTAAAGAGATTAACGAAAATCCAACTTTGGCTGATTTAACCAAAGCAGCTTTAACCGTTTTAGGGAAAGACAAAGATGGCTTCTGGCTGATGGTTGAGGGAGGCGATATCGACTGGGCTGCTCATGACAACAACATGGATAACCTGATTGGTACCATGAATGATTTTGATAAGGCAGTCCAGCAGGTCATTAGTTGGGTAGATAATCATGGTGGTTGGAGCAAGAACCTGCTACTGGTTACTGCTGACCATGACCATTACCTAACTTTGAATAATGACTTTGCCTCTAAATTGACTCCCAATCCTAACCCAAATCAGGCTAAAGGCTTGAAGTATAACGCCAAAGACATCACCTTCGTTAAGCACAATCCTACTGATGCTGGTCACTTCTGGGGGTCTGATCCAAATTACAAATATCTCTGGGGTAGCCATAGCCGCCGCGTTGTACCTGTTTACTATCAGGGTGCTTACGCATCAACTCTGACGCGTAAGCTAGGACAAGGTTTCCAGATTACAGATAGCTCTGGTACTTATACTGTGCCTGGTGTTCGGGGTGTGGTTGACCAAAGTCATATCTTCCAAGCCATGAAAACTGCGATCGCAAGTCCGTAA
- a CDS encoding PEP-CTERM sorting domain-containing protein encodes MTDSIFKKLAAATVGTALIFSLGESIPAQAAAVTYNFSNKDKTLTGTFSFDQAAADDQEVTIAEGLKISATYGGQSYTEADDPLASVFTDFSGTIFNQAGLGLYFTPSAFNLYRENFINLNDLSSAGVQTVTYTSVPEPSLMLGLSVFGLSLFLSKKITSSKPSSTKA; translated from the coding sequence ATGACTGACTCCATCTTCAAGAAGTTAGCAGCTGCAACGGTAGGAACTGCTTTGATTTTTTCGTTAGGGGAAAGTATCCCTGCTCAAGCAGCAGCCGTAACTTATAATTTTTCTAACAAGGATAAAACTCTCACAGGCACTTTTTCATTCGACCAAGCAGCAGCAGACGATCAAGAAGTAACAATCGCAGAAGGTTTAAAGATTTCTGCTACCTATGGTGGCCAGTCATACACTGAAGCGGATGATCCTTTAGCGTCAGTTTTCACCGACTTTTCGGGAACAATTTTTAACCAAGCGGGTTTAGGGTTATATTTTACACCTAGCGCTTTTAATCTCTACCGCGAAAATTTTATCAATCTGAACGATTTAAGTAGCGCAGGTGTTCAGACCGTCACTTATACCAGTGTTCCAGAGCCAAGTTTAATGCTTGGATTGTCTGTATTCGGGTTGAGTTTGTTCTTGAGTAAAAAGATAACATCTTCTAAACCATCAAGCACAAAAGCTTAA
- a CDS encoding argininosuccinate synthase — MGRAKKVVLAYSGGVDTSVCIPYLKQEWGVEEVITLAADLGQGDELEPVREKALKSGASESLVADVKDSFVKDYAFGAIQANALYENRYPLGTALARPLIAKVLVETAEKYGADAIAHGCTGKGNDQVRFDVSVTALNPNLKILAPAREWGMSREETIAYGEKFGIPSPVKKSSPYSIDKNLLGRSIEAGLLEDPSFEPPEEIYEMTKAIADTPNEPEYIEIGFHGGIPTTLNGIAKKPVELIEELNQAVGNHGIGRIDMIENRLVGIKSREIYESPAMLVLIQAHRDLESLTLTADVTHYKRGIEDTYSQIVYNGLWYSPLKVALDAFIQKTQERVSGTVRVKLFKGNYTIVGRSSDNSLYTPDLATYGAEDQFDHKAAEGFIYVWGLPTRIWSQQVRG; from the coding sequence ATGGGTCGCGCCAAAAAGGTTGTCCTGGCATATTCTGGTGGAGTGGATACCTCCGTTTGCATCCCTTACCTCAAACAGGAGTGGGGTGTAGAAGAGGTGATTACCCTAGCAGCAGATTTAGGCCAGGGAGATGAATTAGAGCCAGTTCGAGAAAAAGCTCTGAAATCGGGTGCAAGTGAATCCCTCGTGGCGGATGTCAAAGACAGCTTTGTTAAAGATTACGCCTTTGGAGCGATTCAAGCTAACGCCCTTTATGAGAATCGTTATCCTCTCGGAACTGCCCTTGCTCGTCCACTGATTGCCAAGGTATTAGTAGAAACAGCCGAAAAATATGGTGCTGATGCGATCGCTCACGGTTGCACCGGCAAAGGTAACGATCAGGTTCGCTTTGATGTCTCTGTCACCGCCTTAAACCCCAACTTAAAAATCCTCGCACCAGCCAGAGAATGGGGCATGAGCCGTGAGGAAACGATCGCTTATGGGGAAAAGTTTGGTATCCCCTCACCAGTCAAAAAATCCTCTCCCTACAGCATTGACAAGAATTTGCTCGGTCGTAGCATTGAAGCTGGTTTACTCGAAGATCCGTCATTTGAGCCACCAGAAGAAATTTATGAAATGACCAAAGCGATCGCTGACACTCCCAACGAGCCAGAGTACATCGAAATTGGCTTCCACGGTGGTATTCCGACAACCCTCAACGGTATAGCTAAAAAGCCAGTTGAACTAATTGAAGAACTCAATCAGGCGGTAGGAAATCACGGTATCGGACGGATCGACATGATCGAAAACCGTCTGGTGGGCATCAAATCGCGGGAAATCTACGAATCACCCGCGATGTTAGTGCTAATTCAGGCACATAGGGATTTAGAAAGCTTGACTTTGACGGCAGATGTCACCCATTACAAACGTGGGATTGAAGACACTTACAGCCAAATCGTTTACAACGGTTTGTGGTACAGTCCACTCAAAGTTGCCCTAGATGCCTTTATTCAAAAGACACAAGAGCGAGTTTCTGGAACTGTGCGAGTGAAGTTGTTCAAGGGCAACTATACGATAGTTGGGCGTTCGAGCGATAATTCTCTCTATACTCCCGATTTGGCAACCTACGGAGCCGAAGATCAATTTGATCACAAAGCTGCTGAAGGCTTTATTTACGTTTGGGGACTACCGACTCGCATTTGGTCGCAGCAAGTTAGAGGTTAG